The DNA region GAGGAAGACGCGTACCTTATATCCGATTCGCGCTATGAAGAATACGCACGTTCCATTCTCCCGGATGGTGTCCGGTTCATATTGCAAAAAAGCGACCTCGTGGCCACGATACGCGCGCTATTGAGGAAGAATAAAGTATCACGCCTATGCCTTGAGGAGCACGGACTCCCCATCTCCAGTTTTTTCCAGATGAAAACGGAACTGGCGCCCGTCACGCTCAAGGCGGGGGGTGATATTGTCAACGCACGAAGAATGCGTAAATCCCCGGAAGAGATACAGATACTCGAAAAAGCCGTGGGGATAGCGGACGAGTGCTTCGCCCACCTTTGCCCGCTCATCAAACCGGGCGTGAAGGAATGGGACATCGCCATCGAAATCGATTATTTTTACAAGAAGCACGGATGCCGGCGCGCCTCCTTCGATTCTATCGTCGCGGCGGGACCCGGTTCATCGATGCCCCACTACAGCACCTCGCTGACCCGTAAGATCCGTGAGGGCGAAATGGTGATGATCGATATGGGCTGCGACTACCAGGGTTATAATTCAGACTTGACAAGAACCGTCTTCGTACGTAGCGTTGCTCCCGAGTTTCGGAAGATCTACACCGTCGTTCGCACCGCACAGGAAAAAGCCATCCGCGCGATAAAGCCAGGTATGCTTTCGGGCGCGATCGATAAGGCGGCGCGTTCCCATATTGCAGACAAGGGTTTCGGATGGGCATTCGGGCACTCGCTTGGACACGGGGTGGGACTCGAGGTCCATGAGATGCCGGCCCTCAAGGCGCGCGGGCGTATCCCCCTGGCCCAGGACATGGTCGTGACCGTCGAGCCGGGAATCTATATCCCGGGAAAGGGCGGCGTGAGGATCGAGGACGTTGTGGCCGTCACAGAAACCGGCAGCAGGGTGCTCACCAGATCTTCCAAAGAATTAATTGTCGTCTAAGGGGTTCACATGATTACGAGTAATGACTTCAAGCGCGGGGTCGTCATCAAGCTTGACGGTGAACTCTTTACAGTGCTGGAATACCAGCATGTTAAGCCCGCGCGCGGTGCCGCCTTCGTTCGGACAAAGCTCAAATCGGTCAGGCGCGGCTCCGTGGTCGACAAGACATTCCGCGGCGGTGAGAAGATCGAGGATGTGCACATCGAATCCAAGACGATGCAGTATCTGTACCAGGAGGGAGACGGCCTGGTATTTATGGATATGGAAAGCTACGAGCAGGAATCGATCGGGATGGAAGCCGTCGGTAACATACTCGATTACATTAAAGAAGGCGACACCGTCGCGATGTCCTATTACGAGGGGCGCGCGCTGACCATCGAGCCTCCCACGTTCGTGGCGCTCAAGGTCGTTTACGCGGAGCCCGGCGTGAAGGGCGACACTGCAACCAATGTCACCAAACCCGTCAAACTCGAAACCGGCGCTCAGGTGCACGTACCCTTGTTCGTCAACGAGGGCGACGTCCTCAAGATCGACACGCGCACGGGCGAATACGTAGAGAGGGTTAAGAAGTAATGAGTGCCATTCGCTTCATACTGGACTGGATCAACGATAACCCGGGAAGCGCGATCGGTGCGCTCTTGGGCTTCGTGTTCGGCATACTCATGTTCACCGTCGGGTTCCTGAAAATGATGGTGCTGTTGCTGCTCGTCCTGATCGGCTATTTCATCGGCAAGAGCTGGGACAAGAAGGTGAACCTGTTGGACCAGATCAAGGACTTCATGAGGAACAGGGGCCGATAAGCCCATGCCAGCATGCCGGGGGCACTGCCCGGCGGACGCCGCATACCCGGAGGACGCGCGAGGGTGAAGGAAGCACATCCCCTGGTTAACGACGCATACAGGCTCATCAGAAAAAAACGCTACCGCGACGCCGTACCCGTCCTCGAAAAGGTGACCTCATCGAGGCCCTCGGAACCGTATTTCTACTTCCTCCTCGCATGCGCGTACCTGCATTCCGGCGAGCTCGCGCGCGTTGAGCTTCTGGTGAAGCGCGCGCGATCCCTGAGACAGGACTATCTCCCGGCCCTCCGCCTCGAGGCCTTCCTGCTGCTCAAATCGTCGGCGGACGCCGGGCCCGTTATTTCCCGCTACCTCGATATCGCGCAGCGCTACCCTAATGACCGCATCGTGAAACGGGCCATGGAGGCGCTCAGGGGGGAGAACGATTTCCCCGCCCTCCAGCGCAGCGCGCGGTTCGCGCATTACGTCGACATACCTTCCCCGCCAAAAAACGGCTCCCGGAAAGTGACGAGGCCTCACCACCGCATACGCGCGCGACTTAGGCTCATCCTGCTCATTACAGGTGCGATCATGACGGCGGCGCTGCTCGCTATCCTGGTTTACCACTACCGCGTTGAAATCCGCGAACTGGTCGCCGCCAGGCTCAAGGATAAGACCGCCGCTTCGGTCCCGGATTACGACAGGATGGTGCCGGACAGGACCTGGGGCGAACTCGTGGAGAAGGGAAAGAAGACTGAGTACGTCTATTCTAACGCGGAGGAATTGGCGCGGGATTTCAACGCAGCAAGGCGGTTCATGAAAGATGAGCGGTATAACGACGCGCTCCAAAAGCTCAACCGGCTGTTGAATGCGAACAGCTCCCCCGTGGTAAAGGAGAAGGCGGAATTTCTTCGCTCATTTATCCTGGCGCAGGACGAGCGCGTCCCCGAAAGGCTTTCGTTCGCCGAGGTCGCGGCGAAACCCTTGCTGTACCACGGATGTATGGTTACCTGGAACGGCGTAGTGGCGGACCTGAAGCGAAAGGACGAGAAAATGATTTTTTCGATGCTCATGCAGAAGGCTCCGCCCGCGAACGGGATCGTGGACGTCTACTCGCCTGAAAATGCGATCACGGTGCGGGACGGGGACGCGGTTGAGGTGACCGGGCTATTCATGTCGGCCGCCCAGGAAACCAGACTATATGTCGAAGCGAGGTCGGTGAAAGCGGACATGACAGGAAATAACCGCTAACCCAGGTGCTCCCTTTTCGCCGGCTTAGTCTACGCTCCACGCGTTAAGCTCAGTCCTCTCCCCGGTGTCCCAGGACCTCCTGGTGGTTTCCACTGAATCGGTCGCACGCGCCAGGTAGCCGTACCTGAGCGCGAGCCCCGGGTTGATAGAAACGACAAGCTTGTAGGCCTCACTGGCGTTGGTGTAATCTCCCATCTCGTAGAGGGCGCGCGCGTAATTGATGCGCGAGTTCACATCATCACTCTTCTGTGCAAGGGCTCGGCCGTAGAAGTCGACCGCCTGCGCGTATGCCTTGTTAAGCAAGTACACGTTCCCCATATTGCAGAGCGCCGTATTCCTGCTCGTTGTCCGAGGGCGGGAACTCCGTAAGGATGAAGATGCCGATGACGGCGGCGTCATGACGATCCATCGAGCTCCAGTTCATACTGATAATGTCATGCCGGTACATGCCCCAGGCCATAAGAACCAGGGGGATGAAGGCGAAGTTTCCCAGGGGATAGAAATCGATTCCGTGCATCGCCGGGATGCTGCCCAGCTTCAACTGGAAGAACAGAATTATGGAAAATACCAGGAGCCGGAGCTTGACGCGCTCGCTTTCATCGGCCTCGACCCTGTTCCTCCTCGCGAACATGATGATTCCATATACCATCGTCAGCAGGGAGTATATGTAGAATAGCTGCATCATGATGCCGGCCCTGGCCATGTATCCCCACTGGTATTCCCAGAGACCGTTGAGATAGTAATCGGTAAAGGTCGAGAGCGATATGACCGCGCTCAGGGCGAAACCTGCAACCGTTATCGCCGCGTTCCTGCGGTGTATCACTGAATGTATGAATAGAATTCCCATCTAGGGAGCAAACACGTACAGGGCATGAATGGCCCGCTCCATTCGCATGACCCGCCCGGTATCGCCCCTGAAGAAAAGATTCGGCACAAGATTAAGCGCTATTAAAGACGACCACAGGCACAGAAGTGCGAACATAGTCGTTTCCGATCGCCGATTCCCCCTGGTGAAGGCAATGCAAAAAAGTGACAATCCCGCCATAAGCAGCAGACATTGGGGCAGTAGATGCACAGTTATTTTTTCCATGAAACCGTCCATCGGATTTCCATTCCGGTCATGATCCGCCGGAGTGGAAGATCGCCGCCGTACCACGTTAGCGCTCTTTATAAAAAGGCCTTAATAAGGGGCCCTCGCTGATTAAAAGATTAATTTGGCAACTACGGTATGTCAATAGGCGTGGAACAAGATGTGCTTCTCATGGAATGAACTGTGCGTCGAATTACATTTTATTTCGGAGGTTCGCCAGGAAAACGGGTCCGACAGGGAGATTGGTGTCGTCCGTATCCCTGAGACGAACCCGGTAGCGGCCCGACTGGACATGAGAAAGGCTGTGAATATGATGGATATTGATGATGTAGCTTTTATGAATCCTGATAAATATGTCTGGCGGCAACCGATGGATGATCTCTTTCATGAGGACCGGTACTTCTATATCGCCCTCGGCCGTGTTGATAACGATGCTTTTCGCATGCGATGTGATATAGATGATCTCTACGAATTTAAGGGAATAGGCCCGGTTCCGGTCGCGGATGGTGATTCCCTCGGCCACCGATTTCCTGACGTGCCGGAGCTTCAGCATAGTGCCCACACGCGCGACCAGCTCGCTCATCCGGAAGGGCTTCACGATGTAATCGTTGGCCCCCGCCTCGAACGCCGCGTCTATATCGGACATCATGTTCTTGGCGGTGAGCATTATCACGGGGAGTTCCTCGGGCGTCCGCTTTTCACGAATCCGTCTGCATACCTCGAAACCGGACATGACCGGCATCATGATATCCAGGAGCACGAGGTCAATGGGGTCGCCCTGGTCCAGTATATCGAGGGCACCCAGGCCGTCAAAGGCGGTTTTCACGACGCATCGCTTCGATTCGAAGTAGCCCTGTATGACCCTGACATTGACCGGGTCGTCGTCCACGACCAGGAAAACCGGGTTCCCGTCGAATACCGTGTCGTTTATCCCCGCCGGAAGTCGGGCAAGGTCGGCGGCGTCGGCCGCCGGCTGTACTTCGTTGATGCCCTCGATAATAACGTGGTCCAGGGCGAGGGGCGAGGGATCGTCGGATGCGGGCAGGGTGAATGAAAACACCGAGCCCCCTTTTTCTGCCGGCGCGACGGTGATCCTGCCGCCGTGCAGCTCGATGATCTGCTTTGCGATGGCGAGACCCAGGCCCGTGCCGGAATACGAGCGCGTATCGCTTCCGTCGACCTGGCGGTACGGCTCGAATATCATTTCTTTGTAGTCATCCGGGACGCCTATGCCGGTGTCCGATACGCTTACCTCGATGAAGGAACTTCCGCCGGGATCCCCGTCCTCACCGTAAACGACCCGTGCAGATATCTCGACGGTTCCCGTGTTCGTAAACTTAATCGCATTGCCGACCAGGTTGTTGAGCACCTGGCGCACGCGGTCCTCATCGGCTAACGCCCGGGGCAGGTCGTCGGCGACGCTGTTAAGGAGTTTAAGGTTCTTGCCGCCCACCAGGGGCAGGGAGAGCTTTACCACCATTTCACAAAGCACCCCGAGATCAATGGGACGCAGGTTGAGGGAGAGGCCCCCGTCCTGAATCCTGGCCATGTCCAGAATGTCGTTGACCATGTTCGAGAGACTCTGGCCGCTCGATGCGATGAGTGACAGGTTCTCGCGCGCCTTGGGCGGAAGGTCTCCGGCTGCTCCCGCGAGCATGGACTCGGATAAGCCGATCATGCCGTGCAGCGGTGTTCGCAGTTCGTGGGAGGTGTTGGCGAGGAACTGGTCCTTGAGCCGGTCCAGCGTTTCAAGGGAGATGTTCTTTGCCTCGAGTTCCCCGGACATTGTCTCGACATTCCGAAGGGCCCGGGCGAACCTTCGCGATATGACCATGGTAGTCGATAAACAGAACACCGCCATTCCATAATGGAGCAGATTGCCGGTATTGATGACCCTGAGGAAATAAAGCACATTATTAATGCCTGTAAAATACACCGAACAGAAACCTATCGAGAATAGTACGGCATCATCCCTCTGTTCCATGATAGTTTTTATTGAACCATACAGGCCATACATGATTAAAACAAGAGTAACCGCGAAATAGAAGACGATTATACGCTCCACGATTCTGAAACCGAAAAGAAACTGCGGAAGGAGGCAGGCTGCGGCTATCGCCTGCATAATCCATACGACGCGCGTTGAAAAATCATCGGGAAACAGCGATTTGAAAGTCATGAAGAAAAGAACAGGCATGAAAATTACCGTGATAAAGTTGATTAAAAAGGGATTCGCGGGATATGAAAGGCCGCCCGATAAAATCGGAGAATGAATGTTATAGGTGTTAATGGCCAGTACAAGACCGGCTAATCCCATATACAGCGAGGCCGCGTCTGCTTTGCGGAAAAAATAGAAAATAAGATTATGGATTGCGCTGAACAGCAGCAGGCCGACAATGATCATGTCGATCGTGTAATTGAGAAATGACCTCCGTGAGGAGATTTCCCCGTCATCCAGTTGGACCGACCTGTCGATGCCTCCGGATGCGAACTCGCTATTGGTCACCTGGATGATTATTTCATTTATTCCGTCAAGGGGGGTGAAAGTCGAATTCCCCTTGTTGTGAACGTACACATAATCCTTTCTATCTTTTAATACCCCGTCGGCCATTCCCCTTTGATCCGCCAGTACGCCGTTGATCCAGAGCCTGTACGCCGCGTATATGCGGTGAATTGTCAGGGTTTTCGCCTTTTCGCCGGGGCCGTACAGCATACGCATACGGTATGTGCATTGACCCTCACCGGGCAGCATGGCGCCGTTGATCGACTGATTTTTCCACAACCCGGGTACGTTGATATACCTGCGGCCCTCCTGGTACGCAGCATTCAGGAAGTCGGACGGTTCAAGTACGCGGTCCCAGTAGAATTCCCACTCCCCGTCGAGATTTATAGATCCATCCCGTTCGCAATTCCAGCCCCGGAGATCGATGGTCCCCTTGACGGCCATGGGCTTCCCGGTTTTCGACGACCCGGGATTGCATGCACTGCCTGACAAGGCCGCAAGGAAGCACAGAATCAGCAGCGGGTTAATGAATTCAATTGTCAGGCGGCGAATGGTCATGCCTTATTGTGGCCTTCAAATCAAGATTGTCAATAAACTTCATTTCGGGGTGAATTGCGCACCGACATTCAGATTATTAAAAAAACACGCCATTCATACCGCTGAGCTGCTTGTGGCTCTTTTATGGGGGACATGGATGCGGTAAAATGCGGAAATACTGTGCATCTTATCACTTGAAAGCAATTCGAAGTATAGCTGCGGGTATAAACTAAAAAACCCCGGTGGATCCGGGGATTTTAATACGTAGCGGAGGAGGGACTCGAACCCCCGACACGCGGATTATGATTCCGCTGCTCTAACCAGCTGGGCTACTCCGCCATATTAGCGCGGGCAGGATTTGAACCTGCGACCTTTGGGTTATGAGCCCAACGAGCTACCAGCTGCTCCACCGCGCGATCTGGTAGCAAAGTAGTGAAATGGAGGTATGGTGTCAACACTTTTTCTTGACCTGCGCGGACAGAACTCCCGCAAATGAAAAAAAAATTAATACGTGGTTCCGATACTACCCGCGATTAATCGATGAATCGTCCGTCGAACGAATCGAGATGGCAAATCTCGCCGAGCGGCTTGCGCGGAGGACCCTCCTTGGCGGCGACGGCGGGACGTCCGATCGGGATTACCACTACCGATTCGACCCCTTCCGGAAGCGCGATCGCCTTGCTGCACGCCGTATGATCGAGAAGCCCCACCACGACGGTTCCCAGGCCCATCTCGTGCGCGCGCAGGCACAGATTCTGGACCGCCATGCCGAGGTCGAACATGAACCAGTGGGGAAACTTGGTCAGATCCTTGCCGCCGTAGCATCCGGAGACCCCGGACCGCGCGCAGGCAACTATGACCGCGGATGCCGACAAAGTACACTTTGTCGCCGGATTTTTTTCGACATACGAACCGGCTATCGCCTCGATTCGCGCGCGGTCGCGCACAACGACGAATTCCCACGCCTGGGTATTCGCCCAGGAGGGCGCCTGGCGCGCCGCGTCCAGTATCTCCTTGATTTCATCGTGGGTGACGGGCTGTTCGGTAAAGCGGCGGATGCTTCTTCTGCCTCGAATCGCGTCCATGAGCTCCATTACGGTTCCTCCGGGAAGCATTAAATGCGGTTGACTGGAATTTGTTGTTGATGAGGGTGAAGTATATATTTAGTATGTCAACAGTAAATTAAGACGCATTTCAAATTCAACTGTACCGGACGGATCGAAATCAATGAACTATGCAACGCAGAGGGAAGCCGCGCGAAAGGGGATTATAACCCGGCAAATGCGCGAGGCGATCCAGGAAGAAAAAATATCGGAACAGGCCTTCATGGAAGGAATGGTACGGGGTTCGATAGTCGTCCCGGCCAATAAAAACCATCTGGCGCTCAAGGCGAAGGGAATAGGGACCGGGCTTACCACCAAGATTAACGTGAATATCGGGGTTTCCCAGGCGTGCTGCAATTACGAGCTGGAGCTTGAAAAGGTGAAGCGTGCGGTCGACCTGCATGCCGATTCGGTGATGGACCTGAGCCTAAACCCCGACAGCCGCAAATTCAGAAAGCTGGCCCTGAGTTCATGCAGCGTCATGTTCGGTACCGTGCCCGTGTACGATGCCGCGATCCGCCGCGATTCCGTGGTCGGGGACCTGACCGTCGACGACCTCTTTGGCGCCGTGCGTGAGCACGCGGAGGACGGCGTCGATTTCCTCACCATTCACGCGGGGCTCACATCGGTTGCGGTGGAGCGCCTCAAACGCAACATGAGGCTCACGCACGTGGTCAGCCGGGGAGGATCTATACTCCTCGATTGGATGGAGCAGAAGGGAAGGGAAAACCCCTTCTATGAGCATTTCGACAGGCTGCTCGATATTTGCAGGGAATTCGACGTCACGCTGAGTCTTGGAGACGGGCTGCGCCCGGGGAGCCTCCACGACGCGACCGACGCCCCGCAGATACAGGAGCTCATCTTCCTGGGCGAGCTCACCAAGCGCGCCTGGGAGGCCGATGTCCAGGTCATGATCGAGGGTCCGGGCCATGTCCCCATCCACGAAATCGCCGCGAACATGCAGTTGGAAAAGAAACTCTGCCATGGCGCCCCCTTCTACGTACTGGGTCCCCTCGTCACCGACGTGGCGCCCGGCTATGACCATATCACCTCCGCGATCGGGGGCGCCATCGCGGGTGCCGCGGGTGCCGATTTTCTCTGCTACGTCACGCCCGCGGAACACCTGAGGCTGCCGGATGTCGCGGACGTGAAAGAGGGCATCATCGCCTCGCGCATCGCCGCGCACGCGGCTGATATCGCCAAGGGCATACCCGGTGCCCTGGATTGGGATCATAAAATGAGCGAAGCCAGGAAAAACCTCGACTGGGAGGGGATGTTCAGTCTCGCGATGGATCCTGAAAAGGCGC from Spirochaetota bacterium includes:
- a CDS encoding response regulator is translated as MTIRRLTIEFINPLLILCFLAALSGSACNPGSSKTGKPMAVKGTIDLRGWNCERDGSINLDGEWEFYWDRVLEPSDFLNAAYQEGRRYINVPGLWKNQSINGAMLPGEGQCTYRMRMLYGPGEKAKTLTIHRIYAAYRLWINGVLADQRGMADGVLKDRKDYVYVHNKGNSTFTPLDGINEIIIQVTNSEFASGGIDRSVQLDDGEISSRRSFLNYTIDMIIVGLLLFSAIHNLIFYFFRKADAASLYMGLAGLVLAINTYNIHSPILSGGLSYPANPFLINFITVIFMPVLFFMTFKSLFPDDFSTRVVWIMQAIAAACLLPQFLFGFRIVERIIVFYFAVTLVLIMYGLYGSIKTIMEQRDDAVLFSIGFCSVYFTGINNVLYFLRVINTGNLLHYGMAVFCLSTTMVISRRFARALRNVETMSGELEAKNISLETLDRLKDQFLANTSHELRTPLHGMIGLSESMLAGAAGDLPPKARENLSLIASSGQSLSNMVNDILDMARIQDGGLSLNLRPIDLGVLCEMVVKLSLPLVGGKNLKLLNSVADDLPRALADEDRVRQVLNNLVGNAIKFTNTGTVEISARVVYGEDGDPGGSSFIEVSVSDTGIGVPDDYKEMIFEPYRQVDGSDTRSYSGTGLGLAIAKQIIELHGGRITVAPAEKGGSVFSFTLPASDDPSPLALDHVIIEGINEVQPAADAADLARLPAGINDTVFDGNPVFLVVDDDPVNVRVIQGYFESKRCVVKTAFDGLGALDILDQGDPIDLVLLDIMMPVMSGFEVCRRIREKRTPEELPVIMLTAKNMMSDIDAAFEAGANDYIVKPFRMSELVARVGTMLKLRHVRKSVAEGITIRDRNRAYSLKFVEIIYITSHAKSIVINTAEGDIEVPVLMKEIIHRLPPDIFIRIHKSYIINIHHIHSLSHVQSGRYRVRLRDTDDTNLPVGPVFLANLRNKM
- the efp gene encoding elongation factor P, yielding MITSNDFKRGVVIKLDGELFTVLEYQHVKPARGAAFVRTKLKSVRRGSVVDKTFRGGEKIEDVHIESKTMQYLYQEGDGLVFMDMESYEQESIGMEAVGNILDYIKEGDTVAMSYYEGRALTIEPPTFVALKVVYAEPGVKGDTATNVTKPVKLETGAQVHVPLFVNEGDVLKIDTRTGEYVERVKK
- a CDS encoding DUF2273 domain-containing protein, coding for MSAIRFILDWINDNPGSAIGALLGFVFGILMFTVGFLKMMVLLLLVLIGYFIGKSWDKKVNLLDQIKDFMRNRGR
- the thiC gene encoding phosphomethylpyrimidine synthase ThiC: MNYATQREAARKGIITRQMREAIQEEKISEQAFMEGMVRGSIVVPANKNHLALKAKGIGTGLTTKINVNIGVSQACCNYELELEKVKRAVDLHADSVMDLSLNPDSRKFRKLALSSCSVMFGTVPVYDAAIRRDSVVGDLTVDDLFGAVREHAEDGVDFLTIHAGLTSVAVERLKRNMRLTHVVSRGGSILLDWMEQKGRENPFYEHFDRLLDICREFDVTLSLGDGLRPGSLHDATDAPQIQELIFLGELTKRAWEADVQVMIEGPGHVPIHEIAANMQLEKKLCHGAPFYVLGPLVTDVAPGYDHITSAIGGAIAGAAGADFLCYVTPAEHLRLPDVADVKEGIIASRIAAHAADIAKGIPGALDWDHKMSEARKNLDWEGMFSLAMDPEKARAYRASSPVEGDVCSMCGDLCAVKRSRKVLEK
- a CDS encoding tetratricopeptide repeat protein, which gives rise to MTPPSSASSSLRSSRPRTTSRNTALCNMGNVYLLNKAYAQAVDFYGRALAQKSDDVNSRINYARALYEMGDYTNASEAYKLVVSINPGLALRYGYLARATDSVETTRRSWDTGERTELNAWSVD
- a CDS encoding aminopeptidase P family protein, yielding MRGTDIGLRPVFVHRRALCDNRTPGGAPMKPERLADVRKELISARKAPYLVSDLVNIRYLTGFAGSYAALVIDEEDAYLISDSRYEEYARSILPDGVRFILQKSDLVATIRALLRKNKVSRLCLEEHGLPISSFFQMKTELAPVTLKAGGDIVNARRMRKSPEEIQILEKAVGIADECFAHLCPLIKPGVKEWDIAIEIDYFYKKHGCRRASFDSIVAAGPGSSMPHYSTSLTRKIREGEMVMIDMGCDYQGYNSDLTRTVFVRSVAPEFRKIYTVVRTAQEKAIRAIKPGMLSGAIDKAARSHIADKGFGWAFGHSLGHGVGLEVHEMPALKARGRIPLAQDMVVTVEPGIYIPGKGGVRIEDVVAVTETGSRVLTRSSKELIVV
- a CDS encoding nitroreductase, which gives rise to MLPGGTVMELMDAIRGRRSIRRFTEQPVTHDEIKEILDAARQAPSWANTQAWEFVVVRDRARIEAIAGSYVEKNPATKCTLSASAVIVACARSGVSGCYGGKDLTKFPHWFMFDLGMAVQNLCLRAHEMGLGTVVVGLLDHTACSKAIALPEGVESVVVIPIGRPAVAAKEGPPRKPLGEICHLDSFDGRFID